TTTTGTCATTAATTGCAATGATTATATTTACTATATTGGTAAGCAGGTATTCACGTGTAAAGTATAAAAAAAGAAAGGTAAGGAGGGAGAAACTTGAAATTACGTCATGAATACAAGATATTTCTTAATTATTCAGACTATCTTACCGTTCGATCACGATTAAGAGCAGTAATTCAGCATGATAACCACGTTGACGAAACAGGTGAATACAAAATAAGAAGTCTGTATTTTGACAACATTTATAACAAGGCTTTATATGAAAAAATCAGTGGAGTAAGTAAGCGTGAGAAGTTCAGAATCCGTTGCTACAATGATAATTATGACTTCATAAAACTTGAAAAGAAAAGTAAAATCAATGGAATGTGCAATAAGGTTTCGGAAACAGTCACCAAAGAGGAAGTAAGGTGCATAATCAATGGTGACATCGATTGGATGCTTGATTCCAAAAGGCCGCTTGTTTCCGAACTGTATACAAAAATGAAAACAGAGCAGTTAAGGCCTAAAGTGATTGTGGATTATAACCGTGAACCCTTTGTATACCCTGCAGGAAATGTCAGAATAACATTGGACAGGAATGTACGAACAAGTATAAACAGTATTGATATGCTTGACCCTGATGTTCCTACGGTTCTGGCAGAGGGGCGGACAATTATTTTAGAGGTCAAGTATGATAACTACAAACCGACCATGATTTCAGATATAGTCATGGTTCAGGACAGGCTCATATCAGCCTTTTCAAAATATGTAGCCGGCAGAAAATTCGGATAAATACTTTTAGGGGGTAAAGTAAGTGGACAGTTTTTTAAATTCAAGTTTTATAAAGAATGCTACAGCAGTAAGCGGTTTTGATATGTTTGTAGGAATTATCGTTTCATTTATAATAGGCTTTTTCATTTTTACGGTTTACAAGAAAACTTTTTCGGGGGTAATGTTCTCGTCAAATTTCGGATTATCATTGGTAGGAATGGCAATGATAACATGTGCGGTTATATTGGCAGTTTCCAGTAATGTAGTACTTTCCCTTGGTATGCTCGGTACACTTTCCATAGTGAGATTCAGGACGGCACTCAAGGATCCCTTTGATATTGTCTTCTTATTTTGGGCAATTACATCGGGAATAATCGTTGGTGCCGGAATGATTCCACTAGCAGTTGTAACAAGTCTGTTAATGGGTATTGTGATGACTGTTTTCGTAAATAGGAAAAGCAGGACTACACCCTATATAATAGTAGTAAATTGTGAGAACTCAGATATTGAAGACAGCGTACTGAATCTAATTGAATCAAAATCTGCAAAGTCGACAGTTAAAGGCAAGACGGTATCCAGGACAGGGATGGAGCTTACAGTAGAGGTTCAATTAAAGGATGGATATAGTAAATTTGTCAATGATATAATTAATATCGAGGGTGTTGTAAATGCCGTTATGGTCAGCTATAACGGAGAATACATGGGGTAATACGCTTTTTTATGGAAAGGGGATTAAACTGTTGGATAATTTTGTGACTGAGTCAAATAGAAAAAACAAACATAATAAGATTTTTGTAAATACTATATTTCTTCTGTTAATGGGGTTTGCATTTGCAGGACTTATCCTATTGATTAAATCAGGAGGAATAGATGGTTTTGATAGTACCGTTTACGATTCATTGAGAAGCTTGAAATCGCATACTACAAAACAAATTGTTAAGTTTCTGGGAGGTATAGGTGATCCGCAAGTGAATTTATACTTGGGACTTGCAATAGCGGCACTTGGAATTGTAGTTTTTGCTAATAGGGGAGGGTATTTTAAGTATATTTTGTATGCCGCAGCAATATTGATTGTATCTTTTTTAAATCCACTGTTAAAAGAAGTATTTAAACGTCCTCATCCCGATGCTGAAGTGGACAAATTCTCCTTTCCAAGTAGCCATGCCGCAATGGCATTCATGTTTTATTTGGTGCTTTATATTGTAATTAACAAACATATAAAAATGAAAGTGGGCAGAATTGCACTGGCAGTTTTCTGCATCATCATGCCTATACTTATCGGTTTTAGCCGTGTTTATCTTACAAATCACTATGCGAGTGATATTATAGGCGGATATCTGGAATCAAGCATAATATTTACAATAATGTTACTAGTTAACAATATTGTAAAGTGTTTTTCAGAAAAAAATAAATCTTAATATTACATAAAAATGAACTTTTCCTTAATATTTAACGTCAAAATTGATAATAATTACTAGTGTGTTATAATTGTTTAAGAAAAACAGGAAAAAGCTGCTATATTATATACTCGGCTGAAAGCGAGGAGAAATACTAAATGTCAAAAAAATTATTATCAATAGTCGTACCCGTTTATAATGAACAGGAAGTAATAAATGAGACCTTTAAAAGACTTTCCGGTGTATTCAAAAACTATTTTATGGGTGTAGAATACATTTTTATAAATGATGGAAGTAAAGATAATACATATTTTAAGCTCAAAGAAATTGCAAACGCAAACACATGTGTACGTGTTATAAATTTCGCTAGGAATTTCGGACACCAGATAGCTATTACAGCAGGCATGGACTATGCACAGGGTGACGCTGTAGTAATAATAGATGCTGACTTGCAGGATCCGCCTGAAGTTATTCTCCAAATGGTAGAACAGTGGAATCAGGGCTATGAAGTGGTCTATGGCAAGAGGCTTCAAAGAGAGGGAGAAACCTTTTTCAAGAAGCTTACGGCAAAAATGTTCTATCGATTCCTTGATAGCATGACAGATGTTAAACTACCTGTTGATGTTGGTGATTTCAGGCTTATTGACAGAAAAGTGTGTGATGCCATGAAATGTCTGCCCGAACGCTCCAGATACGTCAGAGGACTGGTTAGCTGGGTAGGCTTCAAACAGACCAGTGTAGAGTATAGACGTGAGAAGCGATTTGCAGGTGAAACCAAGTATCCTCTGAAAAAAATGCTCAAACTGGCAGGGGATGGTATATTCTCATTTTCATATAAACCGTTAAAGCTTGCAACTTTTGCCGGAATGCTTGTTTCAGTAATAAGCTTTATATATCTGATAGTTGTTTTGGTACAGAAATTGGTTAAAAACAATGTTGCCTCAGGATGGGCTTCCTCAATGGCTGTATCCTTGCTTTTTAACGGGGTGATGCTTATAGTTATAGGGATAATGGGTGAATACGTGGGCAGAATATACGAGGAGGTAAAAGCTCGTCCTTTATATGTTGTCGGAGAATTAATGGGATTTGAGGACGAGACCGAGAGGAAAAACGACATTAAATGAATTCAAGAAACAGAGATGTACTAAACAAGACAATAATAATTATTATGGCAGTACTTACTGCATATTTACTGTACCTTAATTTTTTGTACTCCGCATATAATAATGCCCTCATATACACATTGTTGGTAGTTCCTACGGTATTCATTATATATCTGCTTGCTTATAAGATTAACATCTCGCCTCTTGCGTTTTTTATTACGATATTCGTTTTGGCATTTTTTTCCAAAGGATTGATTGCAATCACGTCCAATACTCTCCCTATATCGGACTTTAATACATTTTATAATTGTGCTGTAAGACTTATTAATGGAGACAAGTCCTTTGGACATGGGTTTTACTTTACATCATTTGCATATCAAACGGGACCGGTAATTTATTATTCCATGATTATGAAACTATTCGGTACGGGACTTTTGCCGTTGAAGCTCGTAAATTGTTTTTTCATGGCAGGCTCAAATTCTCTGGTTTACCTTATAGCCAGAAAAATATCAAATGATTACACCGCAAGGTTTGCTGCGTTGTTGTACCTTTTGTATCCTGCACCTTATTTTCTGGCTCCGGTACTGACAAATCAGCATTTTGCAGCATGTATGTTTCTTCTTTCCATATATCTGCTGCTAGAAACCCGCATAAACTTTCCACTAAGAAACCTTACTGCCGGTATAGTCCTTTCCTTTGGTAATACTGTCAGACCACTTGGGGTTGTTATACTCGGAGGTGTTGTGGTTTGGGCAATTACACAATCCATCAGGGACAAAAAGCTTGTACGGATTGGTGGCTCAGTGATTATGATTGCAGCTTACTTGCTTATGAGTTTTACTTTTTCAACGATAGTAAAAAAGGCGAACATAAACCCGGAAGGCTTGAACAATAATTATCCTTTGTGGAAATTTGTAGTTGGTTTCAATTACGAAACAAAGGGAACATTTTCTTATCCTGACCAAAACGAAATATTTTATATAGACGATTTTGAAAAGAGAAATGAAGTATCAAAGAGGGTTATTAAAGAACGAATTTCCATCAGCCCGGCGAAAATGTTTAATTTGATTAATACAAAACAGAAGATTATGTGGAGCAACTTTGATACCATGAAGTGGGGTTTCTATGATAAGGTGGACAATCATCTGGTGCCTTCGGAAATCCTAAAAAAATACGAACTCCCCATCCTAAAAACAGAAAAAATGTATTATATCCTTGCATTTATGCTTATGTTCGCAGGGTTATTCCTGACCTTAAGGAAAAAAACTGAAACAGGTATAGTCTTGATAGCTTCAATTCTCGGATGCTATTTTGCAGCTCATGCTATAATTGAAGTACAGGTCAGATACAGGTACTTTGCAATTATGCTGGTGTTTGTGCTTGCTGCAAAGGGAAGTGAGCTGCTGATGTCGGGGTTTCACGGATATAGAAAAAAATATAGACTCTAACCTGACAAATAGGGCAATTCATTATATAATAAAATAAAGCATTGCTAATAATGCGTAATACTATGCCGGAAATGGAGAAATTATTCATGCAACAATACCTTGATTTATGTAAACACATACTGAATAACGGTATAAAA
This genomic stretch from Ruminiclostridium cellulolyticum H10 harbors:
- a CDS encoding polyphosphate polymerase domain-containing protein; the protein is MKLRHEYKIFLNYSDYLTVRSRLRAVIQHDNHVDETGEYKIRSLYFDNIYNKALYEKISGVSKREKFRIRCYNDNYDFIKLEKKSKINGMCNKVSETVTKEEVRCIINGDIDWMLDSKRPLVSELYTKMKTEQLRPKVIVDYNREPFVYPAGNVRITLDRNVRTSINSIDMLDPDVPTVLAEGRTIILEVKYDNYKPTMISDIVMVQDRLISAFSKYVAGRKFG
- a CDS encoding DUF4956 domain-containing protein, whose product is MDSFLNSSFIKNATAVSGFDMFVGIIVSFIIGFFIFTVYKKTFSGVMFSSNFGLSLVGMAMITCAVILAVSSNVVLSLGMLGTLSIVRFRTALKDPFDIVFLFWAITSGIIVGAGMIPLAVVTSLLMGIVMTVFVNRKSRTTPYIIVVNCENSDIEDSVLNLIESKSAKSTVKGKTVSRTGMELTVEVQLKDGYSKFVNDIINIEGVVNAVMVSYNGEYMG
- a CDS encoding phosphatase PAP2 family protein → MPLWSAITENTWGNTLFYGKGIKLLDNFVTESNRKNKHNKIFVNTIFLLLMGFAFAGLILLIKSGGIDGFDSTVYDSLRSLKSHTTKQIVKFLGGIGDPQVNLYLGLAIAALGIVVFANRGGYFKYILYAAAILIVSFLNPLLKEVFKRPHPDAEVDKFSFPSSHAAMAFMFYLVLYIVINKHIKMKVGRIALAVFCIIMPILIGFSRVYLTNHYASDIIGGYLESSIIFTIMLLVNNIVKCFSEKNKS
- a CDS encoding glycosyltransferase family 2 protein, which translates into the protein MSKKLLSIVVPVYNEQEVINETFKRLSGVFKNYFMGVEYIFINDGSKDNTYFKLKEIANANTCVRVINFARNFGHQIAITAGMDYAQGDAVVIIDADLQDPPEVILQMVEQWNQGYEVVYGKRLQREGETFFKKLTAKMFYRFLDSMTDVKLPVDVGDFRLIDRKVCDAMKCLPERSRYVRGLVSWVGFKQTSVEYRREKRFAGETKYPLKKMLKLAGDGIFSFSYKPLKLATFAGMLVSVISFIYLIVVLVQKLVKNNVASGWASSMAVSLLFNGVMLIVIGIMGEYVGRIYEEVKARPLYVVGELMGFEDETERKNDIK
- a CDS encoding glycosyltransferase family 39 protein, translating into MNSRNRDVLNKTIIIIMAVLTAYLLYLNFLYSAYNNALIYTLLVVPTVFIIYLLAYKINISPLAFFITIFVLAFFSKGLIAITSNTLPISDFNTFYNCAVRLINGDKSFGHGFYFTSFAYQTGPVIYYSMIMKLFGTGLLPLKLVNCFFMAGSNSLVYLIARKISNDYTARFAALLYLLYPAPYFLAPVLTNQHFAACMFLLSIYLLLETRINFPLRNLTAGIVLSFGNTVRPLGVVILGGVVVWAITQSIRDKKLVRIGGSVIMIAAYLLMSFTFSTIVKKANINPEGLNNNYPLWKFVVGFNYETKGTFSYPDQNEIFYIDDFEKRNEVSKRVIKERISISPAKMFNLINTKQKIMWSNFDTMKWGFYDKVDNHLVPSEILKKYELPILKTEKMYYILAFMLMFAGLFLTLRKKTETGIVLIASILGCYFAAHAIIEVQVRYRYFAIMLVFVLAAKGSELLMSGFHGYRKKYRL